CTCTTTCCTTATATCAATTGTTAGAAACACGGCACCTTTTTGGGACCTCGGAAGACTGAAGGATGACTCCGTGATTCACACTGGCTAGAAATCGAATCACTTGAATTCAACTCCGGAACCCATGGTGAAGACCCGTCTCGCGGTCGCGAAAAGACTTTTATGAACCCTCATCGAGGGAGAAGGATACCGGTGTGGTGGTTCCTGGCACCCAAGGTGGCTTTTGGCGAGGATGCCTTGGACGCCTTGGAAACGGTGAAAGGAAACAGGGCCATGTTGGTGACGGATCAAAACATCAAAAAGCTGGGCTTCGTGGAAGAAATTGTCCAACGCCTGAAGAAAAACGGCATGGAGGTTCTGGTCTTCGACGAAGTGGAACCCGAGCCTTCCAAGGAAACCGTGATGAAGGGTGCTGAGCTGGCCAAGGAATTCTCTCCCGACTGGTTCGTGGGGCTGGGGGGAGGTTCCTGCATGGATGCCGCCAAAGCCATCTGGGTCATGTACGAAAGACCGGATCTCAGGATAGAGGACATTACCCCAATGACGGAACTTGGACTCAGGAAGAAGGCCAGACTCGTGTGTATCCCCACGACCAGCGGTACGGGATCGGATGCCACCTGGGCAGCCGTCATCACCAGCAGAGAGGAGGAGTTCAAGGTGGAGCTGGCCTCGAGGGAGATCCTTCCCGATCTCTCCATCGTGGATCCCAAACTGGCCTCCAAGATGCCTCCTTCCCTCACCGCCAGCACGGGGATGGACGTGCTGGCCCACGCCTTCGAAGCCTATCTCTCCCAGTGGAGCAATCCCTTTTCCGATGCCCTGGCCTTCAAGGCCATCCAGCTGGCCTTCACCTACCTCCCCAGGGCCCACGCCAACGGTAACGACATGGAGGCCAGGGACAAAATGCACGTGGCAGCCACGATGGCCGGCATGGCCTTCTCCAACTCCCAGATAGGCCTCATCCACGCCATGGGACATTCCCTTGGAGCGGTGTTCCACATACCCCATGGAAGAACGGTGGGACTCTTCCTTCCCTACGGGCTGGAGTACGCCTTTGGGACCGTGAAGGGGAGGCTGGCGGAGCTGGCTTGGGCGGCGGGAATAAGGGCGGGAACGGAGGAGGAAGCGGCGGAGAAGTTGCTTGAGGAAGTGAGGAACCTGATCAGGAGATTGGGAGAACCCCTCTCGATCAGGGAACTGGGGATAAAGAGGGAAGAATTCGAAAGCAGGCTGGAGGAGCTGGTGAGGAAAGCCATGCAGAGCACGGGGATCTTCACTAGCCCCAGGGTACCGGATGAGGCGGACTGCAGGAAGCTCTTCCTCTACGCCTACGAGGGAAAGAGGGTGGACTTTTAGCCAAGGGATAAGAAGGGAAAAACCCAGTTCGTCTTGGGAAAATGAGGTTGAAGGGAAAGGTGGCCCTCATCGCGGGAGCAGGCTCCAGTGGACCGGGAATAGGGATAGGAAGGGCAACCTCCATCCTCTTCGCACAGGAAGGGGCCAAGGTGGTCTGCGCCGATATCAACGAGAACGCCGCCAAGGAAACCCTGAAGATGCTCGAGGAGAGGGGAGGCGAAGGCATCGTGGTCCAAGGGGACTTCACCAAGAGCGAGGATGCCAAAAGGATCGTGGAAACCGCTGTCTCCACCTACGGGAAGCTCGACATCCTCCACAACGTGGTGGGAATAGCCACACCCTTCGGGCTCCTCGACACCACGGAAGAGGACTGGGACGCGGTAGTCACCACCAATCTGAAGAGCATCTTCCTCATGTCCAAGTACGCCGTTCCCCATATGATCAAGGGTGGAGGAGGGGTGATCATCAACACCTCCTCGGCAGCCGGGTTGACTGGACATCCCAGCCTCACCTACGCCACCACGAAGGCCGCCATCATCAACATGACGAGGAGCATGGCCATAGATCTGGCGGAATATAACATCAGGGTGAACTGCATAGCCCCCGGTTTCCTGGACACACCCATGGTGGCACCCATCATGACGGAGGAACGCAGGAAGGTGCTCGAATGGATGATACCGTTGAAGAGGATAGGAACGGCCTGGGACGCCGCTTACGGTGCCCTCTACCTCGCTTCCGATGAGGCTTCTTACGTGACCGGCATCACACTGGTGATAGACGGTGGCATCCTGGCGGGGAGGGGGATAGGGCCAGCGAAACCTCCGGGTGGGATGGTTTGATCTACGAACTCAGGAGCTACACGGTGAGACAGGGAAAGCTGCGGGACTTCCTCCTCTTCTACAGGGACAAGGCCATGCCGCTGGGGGCGGAAAAACTCAGGGGAAGGGGAGAACCCGTGGGACACTGGATCACGAAGTACAGGGAAGTGGTGGACCTGGATGGGGAGGCCAAGGTGGTGGAGGAGGAAGAGGTCACCTACATGTTGGCCTTCGAGAGCAGGGAAAAGAGGGAGGAATTCTGGGAGGACTTCCTGGGCTCGGAGGAATGGCAGAGACTGATGCCCGAATGGCTCACGCTCGTGCGCAGGATGGACAACCGGCTGCTGGAGCCCACCGAGCTCCCCTGAACCTCAGCAGATCCGCGGTACCGGATCCCCGTACGGGGGAGGCAGGATTCTCTTCCCTCCGGGAGAGGTCTCCATCACCACTTCCCTGAACTCATCCGTGACCTCTCCTATCAGCTCCGCCTCCTTTCCCAGCCTCGTGGATCTGAGGGCCTCCAGTACCTCCTCCGCCTTCTGGGGCACCACCCCTATCACGACCTTCCCTTCGTTGGCCATCTCCAGAGGATCCACCCCCAGCATCTCGCAGGCCGCCCTCACCCCTTCCCTTATCGGTATCCTCTCCTCCCAGAGGAGGATCCCCACCCCGGACTTCTCGCTCCACTCGTTGAGGGCATTCGAAAGACCCCCGCGGGTGGGATCCTTCATGGCCACTATCCCGCCCACCTCCAGGATCTCCCTTATCATGTGGTTGAGGGGTGCGACATCCGACTTCACCTCCGTCTCGAACCCATAGCCCTCCCTGGCGGAGAGAATGGCCACCCCATGATCCCCCACCGTTCCCGACACCAGGATCTTGTCCCCCGGTCTGAGGTTCGAATCCAACAACCACCTGCTCTCCATCTTCCTGTACTTCCTCACCTCCCTGAGGTTGTGCTCCAGTTCTTCCCCCCTTATCCCTATCCCGGAGGTGTTGATCACCAGCTGGTCCAGGGCCCCCTTCTCCATTACCTTCGTGTCACCCGCTATGATGTGGACCCCTGCTTCCTTACAGGTCTCGGAGGCGCTCCTCAGGATCCTGCGCAGATCCTCCAGCGGAAAACCTTCCTCCACGATGAGACCGCAGGTCAGGGCCAAAGGCCTAGCCCCTATCACGGCCAGATCGTTCACCGTTCCCGAGACAGCAAGCCTCCCTATGTCCCCACCCGGAAAGAAGAGGGGCTTGACCGTGGAAGAGTCCGAATGGAGAGCGATGTCGTTCACCACGGAGGAATCGTCCAGCGCCTCCAGCGGAACCTCCACCCCGCTTCCACCCAGCTCCCCTACGATGAGCTGCTTGATGAGCTCCCTCATGGCCGTACCACCCGCCCCGTGAGCCATCGTTATTCTCTCCACCAAGCACCTCCCTCTCACCACCCGGGAAAAAAAGGTTTTAGCCTTCTTCCCTCCCTCCTTAATCAATGCACGAGTGGGCAATAGCGGAGGGAATAGTGGAGGCCCTGCTGGAGAGGGGAAAGAAGGAAGGGGCGAGGAGGATCACGGGCTTTAGGGTCGTCCTGGGGGAAATTCAGGGAGTGGAGGAGGGACTCCTCAGGTTCGCCCTGGAGGAACTCTCAAGGGGAACCATCCTCGAGGGAGCGGAGATAACCTTCGAGAGGGAGAAGGGAAGGGTGGGCTGCAGGTCCTGCGGGTTCGAGTGGTCACCGGAAAGGGGAAGCATGGAGGAGGAGGCCCTACATTTCCTCCCGGATCTCCTTCCCCTCTTCCTCAGATGTCCGAGGTGTGGGGGCTTGGATTTGGAAATCAAAGGAGGAAGGGGAGTATGGGTGAACTCGTTAGAGATAGAAAAATAGATCCGAGGGAGGCCGCCCTGAGGAAAAGGCTTCCCGAACTGGGAGTCGTTCTTCCCGTGGTCAGTTCCAAAGGGGGAGTGGGGAAGAGCCTCCTCTCCACCACCATGGCCCTCCTCCTGTCGAGGAGGGGATATTCGACGGGACTCCTAGATTTGGACTTCCACAATCCCTCCGTGCACCTCATCTTGGGCAAAAGGGGAGAGCCCCTCGAGGAAAGGGGTCTGATACCCCCCGACGTGGAGGGGGTGAAGTTCCTCTCGGTGGTCCACTTCTCAGGCGACCTCCCCCTCCTCCTCAGAAAGGGGGGGATAACCTCCTCCCTCCTCGACCTCCTTTCCCTCACCCGCTGGGGAAGGCTGGATTACCTCCTGATCGACATGCCACCGGGGAGTGGGGACGAGCTCTTGGAAGTCCTCAGACTCCTGAAGGGGGCGGAGTTCCTAGTGGTCACCACGCCTTCCAAGCTCTCCAGGAAGAGCGTGGAGAGGATGATAGAGGGCCTTAAGGGGGCGGGTGGAAGGATTGCCGGAATAGTGGAGAACTTCTCCTCTTCCCCTTCCCAATGGGAAGGCGTGCGACTGCTCGGATGGATAAGGTATGACCCCGAGGTGGAGGAGGCCCTGGGCAACGTGGAAAGACTTCTCGCGACCTCCTTCGCCTCCGATGTCGGAAAGGTGGTGGAGGAGTACCTGAAGGGATGAGGATGGCATCCAGGGCGGAAATAGGGGTCACGGGAGTGGTCCAGGGAGTGGGTTTCAGACCCTTCGTCTACAGGCTGGCGCAGAGATACGGTCTGCTGGGCTTCGTGAGGAACATGGGGGATGCGGGGGTACAGATCGTGGTGGAGGGGGGGAGGGAAGAAATAGAGGAGTTCCTCTCCTCCCTGAGAAGGGAAGCCCCACCCCTCTCCAGGATAGAGGAGGTGAGGGTGAAATGGACCTCCCCCACGGGTGAGTTCCGGAGTTTCAAGGTGGAGGAAAGCAGAATAGAGGGCCTGGGCGGTCCCTCCGTGATCCCTCCCGATCTGGCGGTCTGTAAGGAGTGCACAAGGGAGATGTTGAATCCCATGGACAGAAGATACGCCTATCCCTTCACCACCTGTGTCGACTGCGGTCCACGTTTCACGGTGATCCTCGATCTCCCCTACGACAGGGAAAGGACCTCGATGGTGGACTTCCCCCTCTGTCCCGCCTGCCTCCGAGAATACACGAATCCTTCCGATAGACGCTACCATGCCGAAACCACTTGCTGTCCTTCCTGTGGTCCCAGCCTGGAACTCCATGAACTCCACGAAGGGGGAGGGAGAAGGCTGGAGGTGAGGGACCCGTTAAGGGAAACCGCCAGACTGCTGGACGAGGGCTTCATCGTGGGAATAAAGGGAATAGGGGGAACCCACTTGGCCTGCAGAACGGTGGAGGACGAACCCCTCAGGAGGCTGAGGGCGACCTTTCGTCGTCCCCAGCAACCCTTTGCGGTTATGTCCAGGGACCTGGAAACCGTGCGCACGTTCGCACAGGTGAGCGAGGAGGAGGCGAGGGAACTCACCTCTCATCGCCGCCCCATCGTGATCCTCAAACGCTCCAGGGATTTCCCCCTCTCCGAGCTTGTCTCCCCCGGCCTGGATTCCGTGGGGGTGATGCTCCCCTACTCCGGCATCCATCTCCTCCTCCTCCACCACGGAAGGGAACCGGCCTACGTGATGACGAGTGCCAACCCACCCGGCCTTCCCATGATCGTGGAGAACGAGAAAGCCTTCAGGGAGCTCAGGGGGAAGGTGGATTACCTCCTCCTCCACAACCGAAGGATCGTGAACAGGTGTGACGACTCCGTGCTCAAGGTGGTGGAGGGAGAAGCCATCTTCCTCAGGCGCTCGAGGGGGTACGTTCCCGAACCCATCGTCCTCCCCTTCTCCTCAGAGAAGGCAGTGCTGGGGGTGGGTGCGGAGGAAAATGTAACCGCATCCTTCCTCCTGGGAAACAGGTGCTTCCCAAGCCAGCACATTGGGGATACCGGAAAGCTGGAGACGCTCGCCTACCTCAGGGAAGCCGTGGCTTCCCTCGGGAAGCTCCTTAGAGTGGAAAGGGTGGAGGCGGTGGCACATGACCTCAACCCCCTCTATCCCACGACCAGGCTGGCGGGAGAGTGGGCGGAGGAATGGGGGGCGGAGAGGGTGGGGGTCCAGCATCATCACGCACACCTTTGTTCCCTCATGGCGGAGGGAGGGGTGGAAGAAATGGTGGGAATAGCGTGCGATGGAGCGGGTTACGGAACGGATGGAACGGTCTGGGGAGGGGAGGTGATGGTCGCTGACTTCTCCACCTTCGAGAGGGTGGGAGGACTCCAGCCCCAACCCATGCCCGGAGGAGACGCTGCTACGAAGTTCCCGGCGAGGATGGTGGCGGGCATCCTCTGGAGGAGGTTGGGAAGGGAGGAAACCGAGAGGATTCTGGCCGAACTCTGTCCCGCGGGTTTCCCAAAGGGGGAAAGGGAGAGGGAAGTGGTGCTGAGACAGCTGGAGAGGGGTCACCTCCCCCTCACGAGCAGCTGCGGGAGGGTGCTGGATGCCATTTCCTGTCTCCTGGGCCTCTGCTGGGAGAGGACCTACGAGGGGGAACCTGCTATGAAACTTGAGGCTGCAGCGGGGGAAGGTGATCCCGACACCCTCCGCCTCCCATGCGAACGCTCCGGGAAGGTGGTAGACACTTCTTCCCTGCTCGAAGGGGTGGTAGAAGCCATGAGGAAGAGAGTACCGAGGAAACACGTGGCGGCTTCCGCCCATAAAGCCCTGGCCCTAGCCCTGGCAGAGGTGGCCTGCGAAACGGCGGAAGAGAAGGGAATAGAGGTGGTGGGAGTTTCGGGAGGGGTCTTCTGCAATAGGTACTTCACGGTGGAGGTGAGGAGGGAAGTGGAGAGGAGGGGACTGAGCTTCCTAAGGCATAAACTCCTCCCGCCGGGAGATGGGGGAATTTCCGTAGGTCAAGCCGTCTCCGCTGCCCAGAGACTCAGGACTTCCTGAGGGGGCTGGGACCCAGCTGCTTCAGCTGCTGGGTCATCTCCTCCACCACCTTCGCGAATTTCTCCCCCTCGGAGGCCGAGATCCATTCCAGCCTCAGACGCTCCGGCTCTATGCCCATCTGTTCCAGAACTTTTTTCAGGAGAAGGACCCTGCGCTCGGCCTTGAAGTTCCCTGAGGTGTAATGGCAGTCCGTGGGGGTATGACATCCAGCTACCAGCACCCCGTCGGCCCCGTATTTGAAGGCCTCCAGCACGAAGACGGGATCCAACCTCCCACTACACATGAGCCTCACGATCCTCACCGTGGGTGGATACTGCAGCCTCCTGAGACCCGCCTGATCCGCCCCCGCATAGGAACACCAATTGCAGCAGAAGGCCACTATCTTCGGCTGGAACTCGCTCATACTCCCACCAAGATGCCCCTCACCTGGGCCCTTATCTGCTCATCCGTGAAGTGCTGGGTGGTGATGGCTGCCGTCGGACAGGAAGCTGCACAGAGCCCACAACCCTTGCAAAGCACCTCCTCCACCTTAGCCACGAACTTACCCTCTCCCCTGTCCTCCATCTTGATGGCATCAAAGGGGCATACCGAAACGCAAACCCTACACCCGCTACAAAGGTCCTCGTTCACCTTGGCTACGATGGGTTCCTTCACAATTTCTCCTGCCGCCAGGAAGCCCATGATCTTCGAAGCCGCGGCCATGGCCTCAGAGGTGGCATCGTGGATGTCCATGGGACCCAGACAGCTGCCGGCCACGAAAATGCCCTCGGTGAGGGTCTCCACCGGCCTCAACTTCTCGTGGGCCTCGAGCAGGAAACCGTCATGACCCCTGGAGAGTTTCAGGAGCTTCGCCATCTTTTCTATATCTGGGGTTGGTGTCAGCCCTATGGCCAAGACCACGAGATCGGCGTTGACCTCGTAAAGGGTCTCGGTGGTGGTATCGAAAACGTTGAAGGTAAGGGATCCGTCGGGTTTCTGCTTCACCTCGGAGGGGAGGCCTCTGATGAACTTTACCCCAAGGTCCCTAACCCTCCTGTAAAACTCCTCAAAACCTTTCCCCACCGTGCGCATGTCGTTATAGCAAATGTAGACATCTATGTCCTTGCTCACGTACTCCTTCAAGAGAACGGCATGCTTCAAAGAGGCCGTACATCCTATCCTGCAGCAATAGGGATTATACTTCTCATCCCTACTCCCCACGCACTGTATGAAGGCCACCACCTTTGGGGTTTCCCCGGTAACGGGGTTTATCACCTTCCCACCGGTGGGACCGTCGGAGTTGATCATGCGTTCGAACTCCATGCTGGTGATGACATTTTTGTAGAGACCATATCCGAGCTGTGGAACCTTCTTGGCATCGAAGACCTCGCTACCGATCGTGAGCAGGATGGCCCCCGCCTCCACCTCCACCACTTCGGGCTTCATCTCGAAGTTTATCGCCTTGGCCTTACAGACTTCCACGCACTTCCCACATACCGGCTTTCCGGGTTTGCTGTACTTCAAGTAAAGACAGTTGGCCTCATCCACGGTCGCGATCCTGGGAACGGCCTCGGGGAAGGGTATGTAGATGGCAGTCCTCTTATCCATCCCCATGTTCCACTCGTTGGGCACCTTCACCGGACAAACCGTGGTGCAATCCCTACAGCCCGTACAAAGGGCGGCGTCCACATACCTGGGCTTCCTGAGGATCTTCACCTTGAAGTTACCGGCG
The nucleotide sequence above comes from Candidatus Hadarchaeales archaeon. Encoded proteins:
- a CDS encoding iron-containing alcohol dehydrogenase; this translates as MWWFLAPKVAFGEDALDALETVKGNRAMLVTDQNIKKLGFVEEIVQRLKKNGMEVLVFDEVEPEPSKETVMKGAELAKEFSPDWFVGLGGGSCMDAAKAIWVMYERPDLRIEDITPMTELGLRKKARLVCIPTTSGTGSDATWAAVITSREEEFKVELASREILPDLSIVDPKLASKMPPSLTASTGMDVLAHAFEAYLSQWSNPFSDALAFKAIQLAFTYLPRAHANGNDMEARDKMHVAATMAGMAFSNSQIGLIHAMGHSLGAVFHIPHGRTVGLFLPYGLEYAFGTVKGRLAELAWAAGIRAGTEEEAAEKLLEEVRNLIRRLGEPLSIRELGIKREEFESRLEELVRKAMQSTGIFTSPRVPDEADCRKLFLYAYEGKRVDF
- a CDS encoding glucose 1-dehydrogenase; protein product: MRLKGKVALIAGAGSSGPGIGIGRATSILFAQEGAKVVCADINENAAKETLKMLEERGGEGIVVQGDFTKSEDAKRIVETAVSTYGKLDILHNVVGIATPFGLLDTTEEDWDAVVTTNLKSIFLMSKYAVPHMIKGGGGVIINTSSAAGLTGHPSLTYATTKAAIINMTRSMAIDLAEYNIRVNCIAPGFLDTPMVAPIMTEERRKVLEWMIPLKRIGTAWDAAYGALYLASDEASYVTGITLVIDGGILAGRGIGPAKPPGGMV
- a CDS encoding NIPSNAP family protein; the protein is MIYELRSYTVRQGKLRDFLLFYRDKAMPLGAEKLRGRGEPVGHWITKYREVVDLDGEAKVVEEEEVTYMLAFESREKREEFWEDFLGSEEWQRLMPEWLTLVRRMDNRLLEPTELP
- the hypE gene encoding hydrogenase expression/formation protein HypE yields the protein MERITMAHGAGGTAMRELIKQLIVGELGGSGVEVPLEALDDSSVVNDIALHSDSSTVKPLFFPGGDIGRLAVSGTVNDLAVIGARPLALTCGLIVEEGFPLEDLRRILRSASETCKEAGVHIIAGDTKVMEKGALDQLVINTSGIGIRGEELEHNLREVRKYRKMESRWLLDSNLRPGDKILVSGTVGDHGVAILSAREGYGFETEVKSDVAPLNHMIREILEVGGIVAMKDPTRGGLSNALNEWSEKSGVGILLWEERIPIREGVRAACEMLGVDPLEMANEGKVVIGVVPQKAEEVLEALRSTRLGKEAELIGEVTDEFREVVMETSPGGKRILPPPYGDPVPRIC
- the hypA gene encoding hydrogenase nickel incorporation protein HypA, which produces MHEWAIAEGIVEALLERGKKEGARRITGFRVVLGEIQGVEEGLLRFALEELSRGTILEGAEITFEREKGRVGCRSCGFEWSPERGSMEEEALHFLPDLLPLFLRCPRCGGLDLEIKGGRGVWVNSLEIEK
- a CDS encoding P-loop NTPase is translated as MGELVRDRKIDPREAALRKRLPELGVVLPVVSSKGGVGKSLLSTTMALLLSRRGYSTGLLDLDFHNPSVHLILGKRGEPLEERGLIPPDVEGVKFLSVVHFSGDLPLLLRKGGITSSLLDLLSLTRWGRLDYLLIDMPPGSGDELLEVLRLLKGAEFLVVTTPSKLSRKSVERMIEGLKGAGGRIAGIVENFSSSPSQWEGVRLLGWIRYDPEVEEALGNVERLLATSFASDVGKVVEEYLKG
- the hypF gene encoding carbamoyltransferase HypF, with the translated sequence MRMASRAEIGVTGVVQGVGFRPFVYRLAQRYGLLGFVRNMGDAGVQIVVEGGREEIEEFLSSLRREAPPLSRIEEVRVKWTSPTGEFRSFKVEESRIEGLGGPSVIPPDLAVCKECTREMLNPMDRRYAYPFTTCVDCGPRFTVILDLPYDRERTSMVDFPLCPACLREYTNPSDRRYHAETTCCPSCGPSLELHELHEGGGRRLEVRDPLRETARLLDEGFIVGIKGIGGTHLACRTVEDEPLRRLRATFRRPQQPFAVMSRDLETVRTFAQVSEEEARELTSHRRPIVILKRSRDFPLSELVSPGLDSVGVMLPYSGIHLLLLHHGREPAYVMTSANPPGLPMIVENEKAFRELRGKVDYLLLHNRRIVNRCDDSVLKVVEGEAIFLRRSRGYVPEPIVLPFSSEKAVLGVGAEENVTASFLLGNRCFPSQHIGDTGKLETLAYLREAVASLGKLLRVERVEAVAHDLNPLYPTTRLAGEWAEEWGAERVGVQHHHAHLCSLMAEGGVEEMVGIACDGAGYGTDGTVWGGEVMVADFSTFERVGGLQPQPMPGGDAATKFPARMVAGILWRRLGREETERILAELCPAGFPKGEREREVVLRQLERGHLPLTSSCGRVLDAISCLLGLCWERTYEGEPAMKLEAAAGEGDPDTLRLPCERSGKVVDTSSLLEGVVEAMRKRVPRKHVAASAHKALALALAEVACETAEEKGIEVVGVSGGVFCNRYFTVEVRREVERRGLSFLRHKLLPPGDGGISVGQAVSAAQRLRTS
- a CDS encoding hydrogenase iron-sulfur subunit codes for the protein MSEFQPKIVAFCCNWCSYAGADQAGLRRLQYPPTVRIVRLMCSGRLDPVFVLEAFKYGADGVLVAGCHTPTDCHYTSGNFKAERRVLLLKKVLEQMGIEPERLRLEWISASEGEKFAKVVEEMTQQLKQLGPSPLRKS
- a CDS encoding CoB--CoM heterodisulfide reductase iron-sulfur subunit A family protein, translated to MPASARRIGVFLCKCGGNISDFVDLEEVKKAVEKIDGVVAVEVDEHWCSSPAGKRIKEVIKEKNLDRVVIVACTLNMHQPHFMEVLQEAGLNPYLLERVNAREQCSWVHKDNPKEATQKVIDLVRGGIARARYLSELSPIVEKVNKNVVVVGGGVAGIIASLELAYGGHRVYLVEKSPTIGGRMAKFSKVFPSLDCASCILTPRMAEVESHKNITLLTYSEILEVSGSAGNFKVKILRKPRYVDAALCTGCRDCTTVCPVKVPNEWNMGMDKRTAIYIPFPEAVPRIATVDEANCLYLKYSKPGKPVCGKCVEVCKAKAINFEMKPEVVEVEAGAILLTIGSEVFDAKKVPQLGYGLYKNVITSMEFERMINSDGPTGGKVINPVTGETPKVVAFIQCVGSRDEKYNPYCCRIGCTASLKHAVLLKEYVSKDIDVYICYNDMRTVGKGFEEFYRRVRDLGVKFIRGLPSEVKQKPDGSLTFNVFDTTTETLYEVNADLVVLAIGLTPTPDIEKMAKLLKLSRGHDGFLLEAHEKLRPVETLTEGIFVAGSCLGPMDIHDATSEAMAAASKIMGFLAAGEIVKEPIVAKVNEDLCSGCRVCVSVCPFDAIKMEDRGEGKFVAKVEEVLCKGCGLCAASCPTAAITTQHFTDEQIRAQVRGILVGV